One window of Thermocoleostomius sinensis A174 genomic DNA carries:
- a CDS encoding Nit6803 family nitrilase, protein MENARIVRAAAAQISPVLFSRDGTTEKVLQTIADAAQQGVQLLVFPETLIPYYPYFSFVQPPVLMGKEHIRLYEEAVEVPSPVTNAISRAARSHNMVIVLGVNERDRGSLYNTQLIFDADGTLLLKRRKITPTYHERMVWGQGDGAGLTVLETVVGKVGALACWEHYNPLARFALMAQHEQIHCAQFPGSMVGSIFTEQMEVTIRHHALESGCFVVNSTGWLSPEQVQQITPDEKLQRVLSGGCYTAIVSPEGTLLGTPITDGEGLVVADLDFSLIIKRKRMMDCVGHYSRPDLLQLKLNAQAWSVMQHSLPIASDRLSSTTLSTNTDDALETPSPYLTIEQ, encoded by the coding sequence ATGGAAAATGCACGAATTGTTCGCGCCGCCGCCGCCCAAATTAGTCCGGTGCTGTTTAGCCGAGATGGTACTACCGAGAAGGTATTACAAACGATCGCCGATGCGGCCCAGCAAGGGGTACAGCTACTTGTTTTTCCAGAAACCTTGATTCCCTACTATCCCTATTTTTCCTTTGTGCAACCCCCAGTTTTGATGGGCAAGGAGCACATACGGTTGTATGAGGAAGCGGTAGAGGTCCCTAGTCCGGTTACAAATGCCATCAGCCGCGCTGCCCGCTCCCATAACATGGTGATAGTGTTGGGAGTGAATGAGCGCGATCGGGGTTCTCTATATAACACCCAGTTGATTTTTGATGCTGACGGAACGCTGTTGCTGAAGCGGCGCAAAATCACGCCCACTTATCATGAGCGTATGGTCTGGGGACAAGGGGACGGAGCCGGACTTACGGTTTTAGAGACGGTTGTTGGCAAGGTGGGAGCATTAGCCTGTTGGGAACATTACAATCCTTTGGCACGGTTTGCCTTAATGGCACAGCATGAACAAATACACTGTGCCCAGTTCCCTGGCTCTATGGTGGGGTCAATCTTCACCGAGCAGATGGAAGTGACCATTCGCCATCATGCGTTGGAGTCTGGCTGCTTTGTGGTGAACTCAACGGGTTGGCTATCGCCAGAACAAGTGCAGCAAATTACGCCCGATGAAAAGTTGCAGCGGGTGCTAAGTGGAGGTTGCTATACGGCGATCGTCAGCCCGGAAGGAACATTGCTGGGAACCCCCATCACCGACGGAGAAGGCTTGGTCGTTGCCGATCTGGATTTCTCTTTGATTATAAAGCGGAAACGCATGATGGATTGTGTGGGGCATTATTCACGACCAGATTTACTGCAACTAAAGCTGAATGCGCAAGCATGGTCTGTGATGCAGCATTCGTTGCCTATTGCTTCCGATCGATTGTCTAGCACCACATTGAGTACAAATACAGATGATGCACTGGAAACGCCCTCTCCCTATCTAACAATCGAACAATAG
- a CDS encoding MSMEG_0572/Sll0783 family nitrogen starvation response protein, producing the protein MPEVTVPAHQMGDFFVDYEEKVFPDVKADPGEKALVTFHTVAFEGSIGLVNMLQALRLQRKGFETSVLLYGPGVTLGVQRGFPKIGDEAFPGHQNFNNQLSKFMSEGGKVYACRFALQALYGHGEPSLIPGIRPINPLDVLDLILMHRKDGAFILDTWTL; encoded by the coding sequence ATGCCAGAAGTTACAGTTCCTGCTCATCAGATGGGCGACTTCTTTGTGGACTATGAAGAAAAAGTTTTTCCTGATGTGAAAGCTGATCCGGGCGAAAAAGCACTAGTCACCTTCCACACCGTTGCGTTTGAAGGTTCGATCGGTCTGGTCAACATGCTGCAAGCTCTGCGGCTTCAGCGTAAAGGCTTTGAAACCTCTGTTTTGCTGTATGGCCCCGGTGTAACGCTGGGTGTGCAGCGCGGCTTTCCAAAGATTGGAGACGAAGCCTTCCCCGGTCATCAAAACTTCAATAATCAACTCAGCAAATTCATGTCTGAGGGCGGTAAAGTCTATGCGTGCCGATTTGCGCTGCAAGCTTTGTATGGTCATGGCGAACCCTCGTTGATTCCAGGCATTCGTCCAATTAATCCCTTGGATGTTCTAGATCTAATCCTAATGCATCGCAAAGATGGAGCCTTTATTCTCGATACGTGGACTCTTTAA
- a CDS encoding ABC transporter ATP-binding protein yields the protein MLYLKDLVYHPAATPSAILKSINLELGSQQMGVVIGPSGSGKSTLLEILAGLAKKTSGTILWREQELTPDHLQQLAGLVFQFPERHFCGSTLLEELRLGHPELSKDRIDQALEAVGLSHLSLHTSPRALSGGQQRRLALAVQLIRQPYLLLLDEPTAGLDWSMRRQLIHVLAKLKAEWSLLVVSHEPGELVSIADRCWTLNHGELQPVDPTTLVTKQAVIQS from the coding sequence ATGCTCTATCTTAAAGATCTGGTTTATCATCCGGCAGCCACACCAAGCGCGATTCTCAAGTCGATCAACTTGGAACTGGGATCTCAACAAATGGGAGTCGTGATAGGTCCAAGTGGCTCTGGCAAAAGCACGCTATTAGAAATTCTGGCAGGGCTGGCGAAGAAAACGAGCGGAACGATTCTGTGGCGAGAACAAGAGCTAACTCCCGATCATCTTCAGCAGTTGGCAGGGTTGGTGTTTCAATTTCCAGAGCGACATTTTTGTGGCAGTACTCTTTTAGAGGAATTGCGATTGGGACACCCAGAGTTAAGTAAAGATCGCATTGATCAAGCGCTAGAAGCAGTGGGCTTATCTCATTTATCTCTTCATACCTCTCCTCGTGCCCTCAGTGGCGGGCAACAGCGACGCTTGGCATTAGCCGTGCAACTGATTCGCCAACCCTACCTGCTATTGCTAGACGAACCGACAGCCGGCCTGGATTGGTCAATGCGACGGCAGTTGATTCATGTTTTGGCCAAGCTGAAAGCCGAGTGGAGTTTACTAGTTGTGTCGCATGAACCAGGTGAACTAGTCTCAATTGCCGATCGCTGCTGGACTTTGAACCACGGAGAACTACAACCTGTTGACCCAACAACACTTGTTACAAAGCAAGCCGTTATTCAAAGTTGA
- a CDS encoding Fur family transcriptional regulator: MQTRGIGRKPIQSLEDALEYCQTLGMRLSKQRRFILELLWQEKEHLSAREIYDRLNQQGKEIGHTSVYQNLEALSAQGVIECVERSDGRLYGNISDPHSHVNCLDTNQIMDVHIELPEDIIRMVEEQTGVKITNYSIDFFGYRQPQGAADKL; this comes from the coding sequence ATGCAAACGAGGGGTATAGGACGCAAACCCATCCAATCATTGGAGGATGCTTTAGAATATTGCCAAACGCTGGGGATGCGTTTAAGTAAGCAGCGACGATTCATTTTGGAATTGCTTTGGCAGGAAAAAGAGCATTTGTCGGCACGAGAAATTTACGATCGCCTCAATCAACAAGGCAAGGAGATTGGCCACACCTCGGTTTACCAAAACTTAGAGGCTTTGTCGGCTCAAGGTGTGATTGAATGTGTCGAACGATCGGATGGTCGCCTGTATGGTAATATCAGCGATCCCCACAGTCATGTAAATTGTTTAGACACCAATCAAATCATGGATGTTCATATTGAACTGCCCGAAGACATTATTCGGATGGTAGAAGAGCAAACGGGTGTGAAGATTACAAACTACTCGATCGACTTTTTTGGCTACCGTCAACCCCAAGGGGCTGCGGACAAGCTGTAG
- a CDS encoding sulfotransferase: MNKRYLFICGCPRSGTTAITALLNTHPTIAIGMERYKYRIHRNIKTIDASLFEAENFFNFCPQETNILPSQGNWTRLYQQMETKFMTQSDLLVGDKNPFYFNVYEQMEAAMKKTKWIFMLRNIEQVAASYNVRAANPQDSWLQNNNYVKAVEHWNSALAKTWKFFSKNPMKLFVCEYELFFAGNEAYFQDLLKFLEVECESNTLRDYRAITKDWQHRQRKLTSLDDRQRTYIHDHAKLQTSNRLVSASRQVHCHPQTLISR, from the coding sequence ATGAATAAGCGCTATCTGTTCATTTGTGGTTGTCCACGTTCTGGAACAACGGCAATTACGGCATTATTGAATACCCATCCAACGATCGCCATTGGCATGGAACGATATAAGTATCGAATTCATAGGAACATCAAAACCATCGATGCAAGCTTATTTGAAGCAGAAAACTTTTTCAACTTTTGTCCGCAAGAAACTAACATTTTGCCTTCGCAAGGTAACTGGACACGGCTCTATCAGCAGATGGAGACTAAGTTTATGACTCAAAGCGATCTATTAGTGGGTGACAAGAATCCGTTCTACTTTAATGTTTACGAGCAAATGGAAGCCGCTATGAAAAAAACTAAGTGGATTTTTATGTTGCGTAATATTGAACAAGTCGCTGCGTCTTATAATGTTCGGGCTGCTAATCCACAGGATTCATGGTTGCAGAACAATAATTATGTAAAAGCTGTGGAACATTGGAACAGCGCCTTAGCAAAGACATGGAAATTTTTTAGCAAAAACCCGATGAAGCTGTTTGTCTGCGAGTATGAGCTATTTTTTGCGGGTAATGAGGCGTACTTTCAAGATCTCCTAAAGTTTCTGGAAGTAGAGTGTGAGAGCAATACGCTCCGAGATTATCGTGCCATAACGAAAGACTGGCAGCATCGCCAACGAAAATTAACTTCCCTGGACGATCGCCAACGAACCTATATTCATGATCATGCGAAATTGCAGACCAGCAATCGATTGGTCAGTGCGTCTCGTCAGGTGCATTGTCATCCACAAACCCTGATTAGCAGGTAG
- a CDS encoding tetratricopeptide repeat protein, translated as MVSLFTNQVVESANYFFKQGNVLQQANRLEEAVLAYQRAIELAPDAARFHHNLGNTLVKQHRLEEAVACYKLAIQLKPSFPTAYYRLGEALELQHCYQEAIAAYQQALQLNPRTYQYSYRLGEIFRKQGNWQEAINAYAQTIELNPSFANAYYRIEELQSRCNILSYPTLKRDQSNSYPTVTEFSTHPRGDRSNLKKHQISILFLLPVKGGSGGAHSIMQECLELHRTGLHARIAVDQVNYSRFLQHYPDIADAAEIVISYQTLSELQQLADQFLVVCATIYSSVKLLEQLIIRNPTLVPAYYIQDYEPLFFDQSTVEWQEAWRSYGRIADAILFAKTHWLCQVVNQNHDVNVHKVEPSLDHHVYYPNPTPVSQSQRILHIAAMVRFSTPRRAPHRTLRIIQTLAQMVSTQVKFTLFGATPDEIEAHGMPVPNTATVLGILNRPQVAAVLQQADIFLDLSDYQAFGRTALEAMACGCVPVVPQRGGTNEFAIDRENAFVIDTTSDEQCLACLLELVQTDRQELQRLRLNGIETAANYSKQRAALSILALFHAVLTNSEPSPVGATYVESTQTALPLSTISVPSNTEITCPLNNAANTAQLEEKLAEIKLRLMLRRKWAYLRYLHQRQAFLLTKDVETFLSIGCGLGLAELALALEFPDVQFHLTDFDTTRLTMAERIVKQWSLSNVTVGRYDVLATPKNRYDLVASIEVLEHIQNDILAIDHMCLASQKYVFALVPFAPLHIKADPKLQDYVWRKFEHYRYGYSADDLNCIFTDLGQEVMIIRGCYWRDAGFEFRQNNEKLSDDEIRLQFPSLVQQAEKDIRASIPDTLEQAAGIWTLVKI; from the coding sequence ATGGTATCTTTGTTCACAAATCAGGTCGTTGAATCTGCAAATTATTTCTTTAAGCAAGGAAACGTCTTACAGCAAGCCAATCGCTTAGAGGAAGCTGTCCTTGCTTATCAGCGTGCGATCGAACTAGCTCCCGATGCAGCTAGGTTTCATCACAACCTTGGTAATACTTTGGTAAAGCAACATCGCTTAGAGGAAGCCGTCGCTTGCTACAAACTAGCCATTCAATTGAAGCCTAGTTTTCCAACCGCATATTATCGCTTGGGCGAAGCACTGGAACTGCAACATTGCTACCAAGAAGCTATTGCAGCTTATCAACAGGCATTGCAACTCAATCCAAGAACTTATCAATATTCATATCGCTTAGGAGAAATATTTAGAAAACAAGGAAATTGGCAAGAAGCAATCAATGCCTATGCCCAAACAATCGAGCTAAACCCTAGTTTTGCCAATGCTTACTATCGCATTGAAGAATTACAATCGCGATGTAATATTTTGTCTTATCCTACTTTGAAGAGAGATCAAAGTAATTCTTATCCGACAGTTACTGAGTTTTCTACTCATCCTAGGGGCGATCGGTCTAATCTCAAAAAACATCAAATTAGCATTCTTTTTCTTCTTCCAGTTAAAGGTGGCAGTGGTGGTGCGCATTCTATTATGCAAGAGTGTTTAGAACTACATCGCACTGGTCTTCATGCAAGAATTGCAGTTGATCAGGTGAATTACTCCAGATTTTTGCAGCATTACCCAGACATTGCAGATGCAGCGGAAATTGTCATTAGCTATCAAACGCTTTCAGAGCTACAGCAGCTTGCAGATCAATTTCTAGTTGTTTGTGCCACAATTTATAGCAGCGTGAAGCTCCTAGAACAATTAATTATCAGAAATCCTACCCTTGTTCCTGCTTACTATATTCAAGATTATGAACCACTTTTCTTCGATCAAAGCACGGTTGAATGGCAAGAAGCATGGCGCTCCTATGGACGTATAGCTGATGCAATTTTGTTTGCTAAAACTCACTGGCTTTGCCAGGTAGTGAATCAAAATCACGATGTCAATGTTCACAAAGTAGAACCAAGTTTAGATCATCATGTTTACTATCCAAACCCTACACCAGTGAGTCAATCGCAACGTATTCTTCATATTGCAGCGATGGTACGGTTTTCAACACCAAGGCGTGCGCCTCACCGTACATTACGCATTATTCAGACGCTGGCCCAAATGGTTTCAACGCAAGTAAAATTTACTCTGTTTGGAGCGACACCAGATGAAATTGAAGCGCATGGAATGCCAGTTCCCAACACTGCAACAGTGCTAGGGATATTGAATCGTCCCCAAGTTGCCGCAGTGCTACAACAGGCAGATATTTTTCTAGACCTATCGGATTATCAAGCATTTGGACGGACGGCCCTGGAAGCCATGGCTTGTGGTTGTGTTCCAGTAGTTCCACAGCGAGGCGGAACGAATGAATTTGCGATCGATCGTGAAAACGCATTCGTGATTGATACAACTTCCGATGAGCAGTGTCTTGCTTGTCTACTGGAACTAGTGCAAACCGATCGCCAAGAATTACAGCGCTTGCGATTAAATGGCATTGAGACCGCAGCAAACTATTCCAAACAACGAGCAGCCTTGAGTATTCTTGCGTTATTTCATGCGGTGCTCACAAATAGCGAACCAAGCCCAGTGGGGGCTACTTATGTGGAAAGCACTCAAACGGCTCTACCTTTATCAACTATCTCTGTACCCAGCAACACTGAGATAACTTGTCCCTTAAACAATGCCGCTAATACTGCTCAATTAGAAGAGAAATTAGCAGAGATAAAGCTCCGGCTGATGTTACGGCGTAAATGGGCCTATCTTCGTTACTTGCATCAGCGTCAAGCCTTTTTGTTAACCAAAGATGTTGAAACATTTCTCAGCATCGGCTGTGGACTAGGATTAGCAGAGTTAGCCTTGGCACTAGAGTTTCCAGACGTGCAATTTCATTTAACTGATTTTGACACTACTCGCTTAACTATGGCTGAGCGAATCGTCAAGCAATGGTCACTGTCGAATGTCACCGTTGGTCGCTATGATGTTTTGGCTACTCCAAAAAACCGCTACGATTTGGTTGCCTCCATAGAAGTTTTAGAACATATTCAAAATGATATTCTTGCGATCGACCACATGTGTCTGGCTTCCCAAAAATATGTATTTGCGCTAGTTCCGTTTGCTCCACTTCACATCAAAGCAGATCCTAAACTTCAGGACTATGTTTGGAGGAAATTTGAGCATTATCGCTATGGTTACAGTGCAGACGACTTGAATTGTATCTTTACCGATCTAGGACAAGAAGTAATGATCATTCGAGGATGTTACTGGCGCGATGCCGGCTTTGAATTCAGACAGAATAACGAAAAGCTATCAGATGATGAAATTCGATTGCAATTTCCATCATTGGTACAACAAGCAGAAAAAGATATACGCGCTAGCATTCCAGATACCTTGGAGCAGGCAGCAGGTATTTGGACATTAGTAAAGATATAA
- a CDS encoding tetratricopeptide repeat protein, whose translation MLKHLKLYLSRTPNQSNDPNQLAVAESDHDGQLQDEAMATSVASRTTAKTQLQLGHDCFQHRQFNAAIDHYRAAVAADPTWIDPYSYLADALNQAGNSAEAAIYYRQAIELTHQQANSSNCFSTLNSDKLSNSSREQISELKKSVSASSPSHREQLVEDHWIQAKYAYEQRQWHETIACCQAVLNLQATAPAYNLLGNALQQLYRLSEARSAYMAAIELAPSSADGYANLGSLYAQQQQWQTAADHYQQAIELNPNFAGAYRNLAKVWAALNQATKATECWHRALLLEPEKIPAEEHLNFGNWLLQRNRIAEAIVCYHQAMQLSPMLVKAFSNSVSFDLPYVTGETDGGSLTVTTDFAPVVTAAFLEDVEAYLHQEQWDQAIAVSTEALKQLEPEIAQTYRCLANAFYAKEDLDTAIRYYQRVVELESESAADHINLGSLYAQQQQWQVALSCYEQAIALDPNLASAHWNLGRVWERLEQPEPAADAFFRAITLEPSWASLEEHLVLCQTLRSQGKETAIACYQQVLQRDDTCAVAQVALADLLAQRGQWQQAITHYRRAIQSEPNNVSYLVGLGQALAELQQGRLAIAVYRQVVALDPQPSYYLTLALWLEQQGRWQEAIACYQTLSNLQPDDWQIHHKLGDLWNQQQDWQQATFAFQRAIALNPNCSWSHHNLGDALFRLQQWQSAAAAYRQAIVLNPDFHGSHYNLAEALTSLQDWDEAITAYRRAAQLQPTIAELPQKLGNALWQRAKADTAMAFEYFQQAIQQQPEDLSNYHKVIEIQPNCADLYVQLADALVRNGRLEGAIVFYQMAQQLTPNDAEIIQKLDSALSQSTIDLHGFEDKAIQSQAEFVDFYANSPARTLTIEQLVVGEETPSNQGSGRLGNPEQLYSVDVVICVHNALEDVKRCLASVLRHNTVNHQVIIVDDGSSLETEQFLATWVKQHPRSQLFRNPTALGYTKAANIGLSASQGDYVVLLNSDTIVTPGWINKLLDCANSDEAIGIVGPLSNCASWQSVPELQDSNGAWKNNTLPLGYSLDEWSQLIEVLSDRSFPQVSFINGFCYLIKRKVIAAIGLLDDLHFPEGYGEENDFSLRAQAAGFKLAIADQAYVYHAKSKSFGVERRRILCQQGAIALKQKYEHVNISALTKAMQHNRSLNSLRLKLSKYY comes from the coding sequence ATGCTGAAACACCTCAAGCTGTATCTCAGCAGAACACCTAATCAATCGAATGATCCGAATCAGCTAGCTGTAGCCGAATCTGATCATGATGGGCAACTACAAGATGAAGCGATGGCTACGTCTGTTGCTTCCCGAACTACGGCAAAAACTCAGCTTCAGTTGGGGCATGACTGTTTTCAACATCGTCAATTCAATGCAGCAATTGACCACTATCGAGCGGCAGTAGCGGCTGATCCAACTTGGATTGACCCATATTCCTATCTGGCAGATGCTTTGAATCAGGCAGGTAACTCAGCAGAAGCAGCGATCTATTACCGTCAAGCAATTGAACTCACGCATCAACAAGCGAATTCTTCTAATTGTTTTTCTACATTGAATAGCGATAAATTAAGTAATTCAAGTAGAGAACAAATATCCGAATTAAAAAAATCAGTCAGTGCTTCCAGTCCATCACATAGAGAGCAGTTGGTAGAAGATCATTGGATTCAAGCTAAATATGCGTATGAGCAACGACAGTGGCACGAAACGATCGCTTGTTGTCAGGCGGTATTGAATCTTCAAGCCACGGCTCCAGCTTATAATCTATTGGGCAACGCCCTTCAGCAGTTGTATCGACTATCGGAGGCGCGGTCTGCATACATGGCGGCAATCGAGCTAGCTCCTAGTTCTGCTGACGGGTACGCTAACTTAGGCAGTTTGTATGCTCAGCAACAACAGTGGCAAACAGCGGCAGACCACTATCAACAGGCGATCGAGTTGAATCCTAACTTTGCTGGAGCCTATCGCAATCTCGCCAAGGTTTGGGCAGCTTTGAATCAGGCAACTAAAGCAACAGAATGTTGGCATCGAGCGTTACTGCTAGAACCAGAAAAGATTCCGGCGGAAGAACATCTCAACTTTGGCAATTGGCTGCTTCAGCGAAACCGTATTGCAGAAGCGATCGTCTGTTATCACCAAGCCATGCAACTATCTCCAATGTTGGTCAAGGCGTTTAGCAATTCAGTTTCGTTTGATCTCCCTTATGTCACTGGCGAAACTGATGGTGGTTCCTTAACCGTAACAACTGATTTCGCTCCTGTTGTAACAGCTGCGTTCTTGGAAGACGTAGAAGCGTATTTACACCAAGAGCAATGGGATCAAGCGATCGCAGTCAGCACTGAGGCTTTGAAGCAACTTGAACCTGAAATAGCTCAAACGTATCGCTGCCTTGCCAATGCTTTTTACGCCAAGGAGGATTTGGATACTGCCATTCGCTACTATCAACGGGTTGTGGAATTAGAGTCAGAGTCGGCCGCTGATCATATCAATTTGGGCAGCTTGTACGCTCAGCAACAACAGTGGCAAGTGGCCCTGTCTTGCTATGAGCAGGCGATTGCTCTCGACCCAAACCTAGCCAGTGCTCACTGGAACTTGGGGCGCGTGTGGGAGCGCTTGGAACAGCCTGAACCAGCAGCAGATGCCTTTTTTCGGGCAATTACGCTGGAACCAAGTTGGGCAAGTTTGGAAGAACATCTAGTGCTGTGTCAGACGCTGCGATCGCAGGGCAAGGAAACGGCAATTGCTTGCTATCAACAGGTCCTACAGCGAGATGATACTTGTGCGGTGGCTCAGGTTGCGTTGGCAGACCTATTGGCTCAACGAGGACAGTGGCAGCAGGCAATCACTCATTATCGCCGTGCGATTCAATCTGAACCCAATAATGTTAGCTATCTAGTAGGACTAGGACAAGCCTTAGCAGAACTGCAACAGGGACGGCTGGCTATTGCGGTTTATCGTCAAGTTGTTGCCCTTGATCCGCAGCCAAGCTACTACCTCACTTTGGCGCTCTGGTTAGAGCAGCAAGGACGTTGGCAGGAGGCGATCGCTTGCTACCAAACTCTGTCTAACTTACAACCAGATGATTGGCAAATTCATCACAAGCTCGGAGATTTATGGAATCAACAGCAGGATTGGCAACAAGCAACATTCGCGTTTCAACGAGCAATTGCTCTCAATCCTAACTGTTCTTGGTCTCATCACAATTTAGGAGATGCGTTATTTCGCTTACAACAGTGGCAATCGGCCGCGGCCGCCTACCGACAGGCGATCGTCCTCAATCCTGACTTTCATGGGTCACACTATAACTTAGCAGAAGCGCTGACTTCTCTACAGGACTGGGATGAGGCGATCACAGCTTATCGTCGAGCAGCGCAACTTCAACCCACAATTGCTGAGCTTCCACAAAAGTTGGGCAACGCCCTCTGGCAACGCGCTAAGGCAGATACGGCTATGGCGTTTGAGTATTTCCAACAGGCTATTCAGCAGCAGCCAGAGGATTTATCGAACTATCACAAGGTCATCGAAATTCAGCCTAATTGCGCCGATCTCTATGTGCAACTTGCCGATGCATTGGTGCGAAATGGTCGGCTAGAGGGTGCGATCGTGTTTTATCAGATGGCACAACAGTTAACACCCAACGATGCAGAAATTATTCAAAAATTAGATTCAGCGCTATCTCAATCCACGATCGATTTACACGGTTTTGAGGACAAAGCGATACAATCTCAAGCTGAATTTGTGGATTTTTATGCAAATTCCCCTGCTCGAACTTTGACAATCGAGCAACTAGTTGTGGGAGAGGAGACCCCATCCAATCAAGGTTCTGGTAGATTGGGAAACCCCGAGCAACTCTATTCTGTAGATGTGGTGATTTGTGTTCACAATGCCTTGGAGGATGTGAAACGATGTCTGGCGTCCGTTTTGCGGCATAACACCGTCAACCATCAAGTGATTATCGTGGATGATGGCTCTAGTCTAGAGACGGAGCAGTTTCTAGCAACTTGGGTGAAGCAACATCCGCGATCGCAACTCTTTCGCAATCCGACCGCCTTGGGATACACAAAGGCAGCCAATATTGGCTTATCTGCAAGTCAAGGTGACTATGTCGTGTTACTCAACAGTGACACGATCGTGACTCCCGGTTGGATTAACAAGTTACTTGATTGTGCAAACTCTGATGAAGCAATCGGAATTGTTGGGCCGTTATCGAATTGTGCCAGTTGGCAATCAGTTCCAGAGCTTCAAGATAGTAATGGTGCTTGGAAGAATAATACATTGCCATTGGGTTATTCCCTAGACGAATGGAGTCAATTGATTGAGGTACTCTCTGACCGATCGTTTCCGCAGGTTAGTTTTATCAACGGCTTTTGCTATTTGATTAAACGTAAGGTAATTGCAGCGATCGGACTGTTGGATGACCTGCATTTTCCCGAGGGCTATGGAGAGGAAAACGATTTCTCATTGCGGGCCCAAGCAGCAGGATTTAAGTTAGCAATTGCAGATCAAGCTTATGTCTATCATGCCAAGTCTAAAAGCTTTGGAGTAGAACGGCGACGAATTTTGTGTCAACAGGGTGCGATCGCACTTAAGCAAAAGTATGAGCATGTCAATATCAGCGCTCTAACCAAAGCAATGCAACACAATCGAAGCTTGAACTCTCTTCGCCTAAAGCTTTCAAAGTACTATTAA